From Pseudodesulfovibrio nedwellii:
TGGGCCGGGTGGTCACATACTGTGAAATATCCGCGTGTGTTTCGAGTGCGGAAAGTCCGGCTGTAGCTTGTATGTGTAACCAGCTCTACGCCTTCTATGGCGCGAATCCTGAGGAATGTGAGGATTTGCTTGAAGTCGAAGGGTGGAGAATAGCGTAAGAGCAGTGTGGTGTTGTCCTGAATATGTGCTTGCTGCGAAAGGTTTCTTGCTTCGGTTGGCGTTTTCCCGAAGGTCGCTTTGAATGCCTCATTGAATTGTTTGATGGAGTTGAATCCAGAAGCAAAGGCAATGTCTGTCACGGGTTTGTTGGAGGAGATCAGGAGCTTTTTTGCAAACAGAGTTTTGTGATAGCGGGCGATTTTGATCGGCGGCACACCGAGGTTGTCTACAAAGAGTTTGCGCAAATGGCGTTCGGAGATCATGAGGTCTGCGGCTAGCTCGGCGAGAGTATGGTCGTTGAGATAGCCGTCAAAGATGTTTTTAAGAGCCGTGTCGACGACTGATGTACCATTTGCATTGCCGTTGTAATAATCGATTTCAATATCTGGACGACATCGAAGACATGGGCGGAATCCTTTTTCCAGGGCGGCGAATATGGTGTCGAAATATTCGACGTTCTCTTCTTTGGCTGTGGGGGCTGGACAGGAAGGGCGACAGAATATCCCTGTTGTTTTGACGCCGAAAAAAAAATTCCCATCAAAATTCTTGTCTTTTCTTTGCCGTGCCCTGCTGAATTTCGTATCCATGATGCTATCCTGCGCTTGAAGTCATTCAATATCATGTTTTTGGCCGAATTTTTCGCCAGTGACTAGCGGTTTTCGGTCCGGGCATCATTTTATTATGGCTACAGTGCGCAGTTTTGATGCAATTTTTGTAGAACCAATGCCCCGGCTCCCCGTGCGTAGTTTTCTTCGCGCCAAGGGCGGATGACAAGGCGTGGCATGGGGCCAAATACTTTGGAATTGCATGCGTCCATGGCTTGGGACAGCGGGGCGAAAAGCATGTCTTCAGCTAGATTGTTTTTGCCTGTGATAATGATAGTTTCCGGATTCAGGATGCGGGTCAGATCTGTAATACGCTTGCCGAGAATAGTACCCGCACGGGTGAAAATATCAAGCAGAGCCTGTTCGCCATTTTTCGCAGCATCAATGACGATTTCTAACGTGATGTTTTTTGATTCAGGGTGCCACAATCCCTTTTGAGCTGCTTTGTGTGCTTCTTTGAGAATGGCGTGAGGCGACGCGACCGCCTCAAGACAGCCAGTCATACCGCAACGACATATTGAATCATGGCAGTTGCCTCTGACGTGACCGAATTCTCCGGCCATTCCTTGCCAGCCACGCACCAGAGCACCGTTGGCGTAAAGTCCCAGGCCGACGCCGTGTTCTAGAGTGGTGACGACAAAATTATCGATTCCTTGTGCTGCGCCGAACCAATGTTCGAATATGGCCAATGTGTTGGAGCTGTTTTCGATAAAAGTTTGGAAGCCGGTCCGTTTTTCCACCAGATCCTTGAATGGGACATCTGACCAGTCAAATCCCTTGTTAAAACCGGGATGGAAATGGATCATGCCGTTATCGGAATTGACCAATCCTGGTATGCCGAGACCTAGGCCAGAGATATCCTCCGGTATGAAACCGTTTCGCTGACAGCACGTTCTGACGGTTTCAGCAACGAGGTCAGCAATTTTTTCGGGAGTTGTGGCATTTTTATCCAGAAGTCGTGCATGAGATCCAATGATCTGCGCTTCCAGATTGATGACCACCACGCTGATTTGTCGTGATGTGATATATGCTCCGGCGACGAAGGTTCCGTCTGGATTCAGGGAAAGCAGGATGGGCGGACGTCCTGTGTGGTTACCCGGAGTCGATTTTTCCAACAGCAGGTTTTCTTGAAGCAGAGCCGCAGTGATGTCTGTAAC
This genomic window contains:
- a CDS encoding DNA-3-methyladenine glycosylase 2 family protein; protein product: MDTKFSRARQRKDKNFDGNFFFGVKTTGIFCRPSCPAPTAKEENVEYFDTIFAALEKGFRPCLRCRPDIEIDYYNGNANGTSVVDTALKNIFDGYLNDHTLAELAADLMISERHLRKLFVDNLGVPPIKIARYHKTLFAKKLLISSNKPVTDIAFASGFNSIKQFNEAFKATFGKTPTEARNLSQQAHIQDNTTLLLRYSPPFDFKQILTFLRIRAIEGVELVTHTSYSRTFRTRNTRGYFTVCDHPAQSALALSIVCDDIKCFMQIHNQVRRMFDLDTDFSDINKRFINDPLLSKGMDNSHVPRLPVAFDPFEFIIRAILGQQITVKAATTLAGRIAKRSNLQTDDSFPHGLHFFFPQPKEFMTMNLDKLGITKTRQQTLQTAIQAVIDKKISLSPNQSLETFNQQFSALKGIGPWTVNYVGMRGLGIIDSFPASDLGIIKAMMLDDKKPTVHNILKQSEKWRPYRAYAALCLWNSSKEK
- a CDS encoding ROK family protein, translating into MQRDRVQTANRELMRAINRDSVLKTIRLQGEISRTHIAAQTGLGQSTVTDITAALLQENLLLEKSTPGNHTGRPPILLSLNPDGTFVAGAYITSRQISVVVINLEAQIIGSHARLLDKNATTPEKIADLVAETVRTCCQRNGFIPEDISGLGLGIPGLVNSDNGMIHFHPGFNKGFDWSDVPFKDLVEKRTGFQTFIENSSNTLAIFEHWFGAAQGIDNFVVTTLEHGVGLGLYANGALVRGWQGMAGEFGHVRGNCHDSICRCGMTGCLEAVASPHAILKEAHKAAQKGLWHPESKNITLEIVIDAAKNGEQALLDIFTRAGTILGKRITDLTRILNPETIIITGKNNLAEDMLFAPLSQAMDACNSKVFGPMPRLVIRPWREENYARGAGALVLQKLHQNCAL